TGATTAAGCGTAACCTTAATCCTAACATTTCTGATGCAGGCGAGCTAAAAGTCGCACGTATCACGATGGCTATTGCGCTTGTGATTGCTACCTACTTAGGTATTAATCCACCAGGATTTGCTGCACAGGTCGTTGCATTGGCCTTTGGTATTGCCGGTGCCTCACTGTTCCCTGCATTGATGATGGGTATTTTCTCTAAACGTATTAACAACCTTGGCGCCATCGCTGGTATGCTCACAGGTTTGATTAGTATCTTAGTTTATATCTTCATCTTTAAAGGCTGGTTCTTCATCACAGGTACAGCAAGCTTCCCTGATACTGAAGAGTACTGGTTGTTTGGTATCTCACCATTATCATTTGGTGTGATTGGTGCATTGCTTAACTTTATCGTAGCATTCGCAGTTTCTTATGCGACTGCGCCACCACCAGCACATATCCAAGAATTGGTTGAAAGTGTACGTTCTCCACGTGGTGCTGGTGCTGCAATCGATCACTAAGCCACCAAGTAAAGTGCAAATGACGTATGCTTTTTTACGATGATATATCACTCACAGGCAGCAACTGCTTGTGAGTGATTTTTTTATCTCAATCTGATGATAGAGTATTTTTAAACACCCTTTGTAAAATCATGATGGTTTTATTCACCCTTCTTCAGAGTAAGAATAATGAGAAAGGTGAGTATAAACACCATAATAAATGTGTTTAAGAGAATTAAAAACATCGGTTTATTTTTAATAATTGGTATGAAATGCGCTGATTGCGTTAAGGAAAAGTCTTATGCTTTTTGAGTTTATCGCTACCATAGCGGCTGGATTTGGTTTAGCTGGGATAGCATTGGTCATAACTCACCTCAGCAAACTCGCAGGTAAGAAAGCGCCAAAATGGCTTATTCCCTTGTTTGGTGCTATCGGTATTTTTGGCTTTCAAATAAGCCAAGAATATAGCTGGTTCGATCAACAGGTTACACAGCTTCCTAAAGGTCTTTATGTCGTTAAGAAAGTTGAAGAAGGTACGTGGTTTCGTCCTTGGTCATACGTTAAACCACAGACTTTACGATTTATAGCAGCTGATAGCGGACACGCTCGTGCTAACGCCGATAACCCAGATGTTTATTTGGTCAATTTATATTTGTTTGAAAGACGTAGAAGTGTGCAGCAAGTACCGCAAGTTATTGACTGTGCTGCCCCTGCCCGTGCAGATTATGTGCTACAAGAAAAAGGCAGTAAGCTTAGCATCGATGAGCATGTGAAAAAGACCACCAAATGGCGATCTTTAGAAAAAAATGACCCACTATATATCAATGTTTGTATCAATAAAAAATAACTCAGTCATTGAGCCCTCTACACAATAATTTATGAATCACTCTATATCTTATTGAACAGGCTTTCTTAATATATTTGCCTAAAAATAAAGTTAATGACGATTACTTACTTTTATATAGGCGTGCTTTGAGTTAGCCCCCAATAATAAGCCGGCGCATAGACCACCAAAATGCGCTGCAAATGAGATACCCTGCTGTGGTATCAAGCCTTGCTAGATCGTCAACCAATAACCCGTACCCATGATGATACAAGCAAGCAAATAGCCCCAACGCCTAGCAAATACTTGTTTGATGCGTACGATTACAAGTGTCGTCAATTGCTGCCACTTCATCTATTGTTATATCCTTTTTATTTTATTAAACGCGTGTTAGTGACTGGTAGACGTTCTTGCATTTTTGACAGCTTGATCAATAACTCTGCATACGGACCTTTTTCTATCGATAAGTCTCGCATTTTGGCTTCGTGGTCGTGAAAAGCTTGCAGACCTTTCTGCTTATAAAGCAGCTCGCCTGAATCATCAAATAGCACTGCATCACCATCAAACGCAATATGCAACTGCTTAGTATCCAGCTCGCAAGTATTGACTGGCGTTGCATCCAATATCACACAGGCACAGGCACAGATATCAGCATCAGCATCCTGCTGCGCATCTTCAAGATTGGTCGTCAAAAACAAATCTACATTAAAATCTTTGATATAAGGTGCAATAGGACTACCGAATATAAAGGCTGATCCTGAAATGGTTAACCCATGCTCACGAATCGCATTAAGTACTTGAATACCCGTATCAGGGCTACTCTTTGAAACAATAACCACTTCAACCAAAGGCGCATCGACACCGTTATCCTTATTATCACAATCATGACAATAATTATTTCAATTCAATAATGCTTTAATCAACGGATAACCTGCGCCTATGGTCAACGGATCATTTTCATGCTCAGCCATATCATGCTCAGCCATATATAGTCGGTGAAAAGTAATATCGATACAACACGTACTACTGGTGTAGCGACTTTAAAGTATTTCAACTATATATAGATTTTTCTTGCTGGCTGCCGTCTAAGTTATAGAGGATAAAAAATCCATAGCAATAGCACCAAGCATTTTTAAATTGAATCTCCTATAACAACCTTAAAACATTAAATCATAAAAAAAGCCATATTATCATCATGACAATATGGCTATAAAATCAAACTGCTATTTTTATTTTCTGACTCAGACAAACCTAACGTAAATATTTTATCCATGATTTCTCTAAGCTGTCACTAACTTAACAACACCAGTGATATCGCCGGGAACGCTACCAAAATGACCAGACGAACCAAATCTGAGACAATAAAGGGCATCACCCCCTTGAACATATCGGACAGCTTAATATGCGGCGCCATCGCCTTAATCACAAAGATATTCATCCCCATAGGCGGCGTAATGAGTCCAAGCTCTACCGTCAATACAGCAATGATACCGAACCAGATTGGATCAAACCCTAACGCTAGGATAATAGGAAACACCACCGGAATGGTAATCACCAGCATCGCTAAGGCATCCATGAACAGGCCTAACAGAAAGTACATAATCAAAATGCAGATCAATACTATCATTGGGCTGACCGCCAGTGTACCAATCCAACTCGCTAACGTATAAGACATTCTAGAGACTGAGATAAAATAGCCCAAGGCTTCTGCACCCAGCAACATAAAGAAGACCACTGCTGATAATGCCAGTGTTTCTATAAGCGATTGCTTCAGCCCTTTCATGCGCATACCTTTGGCAAAGGCATAAGCCCATGATACAAATGCACCAACTGCAGCGCCTTCTGTTGGCGTAAATAACCCCAAGAAAATACCCGCAATAATCACGATAAAGATAAAGCTAAAGGGAATAAGACCTGTCAAAGAGATTAACTTTTGTTTCCAAGAAGTAGGCTCCCCGCGTTGTGCTAAATGCGGCTTCCAACGCACCATGATCATCACAGTGATTGAATACATCACCATGCCAAGCATGCCCGGTAAGAAACCAGCGATAAACATATCACCGACTGACTGCTGGGTTAAGATGGCATAGACCAGTAGCGCAATACTGGGCGGAATCATGATCCCCAAAGTACCACCAGCGGCTAAAATACCGCAGGCAAAGCCTGGTTGATATCCATACTTCTCCATTTGTGGCAGCGCTACTTTAGTCATGGTAGAAGCAGTCGCCAATGACGACCCTGAAATGGATGCAAAGATACCAGATGAGCCGATACCGGCAATACCTAGACTGCCTCTTACGCCGCCAAAGATAGTTCGGGTGGCCTCAAATAACTTTCCTGCCATACCAGAATGAGAGGCGAAGACGCCCATAAGTATGAACAACGGAATGGCACTAAAATCATATTTCGCTAAGACATCGACCGGTAAGTCTTTTAGCATATGTAAAGCACCAATAGGCGCTGTCACGGCACCAAAGCCAACCAGACCCACACCTAACATGGCAAGTGCAACAGGAACACGCAGCATGACCATCGCAATCATACATAACAAACCAATGGCACCAATAATTTCTGGACTCATGCGCCTGTCTCCTCAGCGTCAAAGAACTCGCCTGTTTTAAAAATATTGATGGATTCGATCAATGACCGAATGGCAAGTAAAATACTTAAGAAGGCACTGATAGCATAAATTGGCATCATAGATATTCGAAGGTCTTGAGTGACTTTGCCATACTCTATCGCATCAAAAGCGCTTTCATATAGACCCCAAGCAAATACGATACCAATTATAAAGAACCCCATCATAAAGGTGCCCATCATGTAACCTTTAACGGCTTTCGACATCTTTTGAGTGAATACATCGACGATGATTTGTGAGCGCTCAACAAAAGCAGCAAAGGCACCAAGTAAAGCAAAGAGCATAAAGTAAGAGACAATCTCAACGCTACCTTTGACCGTAAATCCAAACTCACCACCGGTGAGCTTGAAGATATAGCGAGCAAGAACATCTAACATAGTGGTCAGCACAATGATGATAAGACTAATACCACCAAGAAACTGACATAACCTGGAGATAAGGGTGCTCAGTTTGACTAAAAATGCCATTTGGCAACTACTCCTTTAGGTTAGACTTTACAGGCGGCACTGGCGACTTTAGCTTTGGCATAAACACCATCTGCATCTAACCCTAAGGCACTGACATCAGCAAGATATTTGTTGGTTCCTTTTTCAAGAGGTCCTTTCCAGTCTGGATCGTTTAACGGATCAGGAATCTCGACAATTTCATCACCTTTATCTTTAGCAGCTTGAATCGCCATTTGGTCATGTTTATCAAATACTTCACCAACCTTATTGGCAAGCGCCATACCTGAGTTTTTATCCAGCACCTTTTTTAGATCATCAGGTAAGCTTTCATATTTCTCTTTATTCATAGTGACCATAAGCGCCGAACTATAAAAAGGAATACTGGTATGGTATTTGGTGATTTCATCAATTTTAAAGGCAGTTACAGCTTCCCAAGGAAAACTCAAACCATCAACGACCCCACGCTGTAAAGAGGTATACATGTCATTGGCAGGCAAACCTACTGGTGAAGCACCAGCACTTTCAATAATGTCACCGGCGACCGCAGAAGGACGGCGAATACGCATACCCTTCATATCTTCAGGCGTGCGAATTAATTTGTTAGTTGTATGCAGTGAGCCAGGTCCAGCGCCATACATAAACAACAAATGTGAATCTTCATATTCACTAGCTAAAGTGCCATCTTCATACAGAGTTTGGAGCATACAACCCATCTGAGTGGCTGAGTTTGATAAGCCTGGAAGCTCAGTAATCTGAGTTAAAGGAAAGCGACCATTAGTATAGCCGTGTGCTTGTGATCCAATATCTATCGTGCCTTTGGCAGCAGATTCATAAGTAACGTCTGCTTTAGCAAGACCAGCTGAAGGATATAGTTCTACTTTTAGTCGACCATTAGAGTCCGCTTCTATTTGCTTGGCCCAAGGTTCAAAGACCTCTGTGCTAATAGATGACGTTGCTGGCCAAAAATGAGAAAAGCGTAATGTTGTTGTTTCTTGAGAAGTTGCTGCGGAAGCATCAGTACTGTCAGAGGCTTGATTGGAACAACCTAGAAGGCTAATAGCTGCTAAGGCACCTATTGAAAAAAGAGGAGCTAACTTCATCATCAATTCCTTTTGATAATTATGGATAGGGTGTGAATTTATACTAAAAAATTGAATGTAGCGTCAAATTCCGTATAAACTCTACGTATATTTTTAATTAATTAACATTAAAACACCATCCAAAATTAGCAGCTATAACGATATAAGTCAAATCATTTTAGATGAATAAGAAAGAATATATTTAATATAAGAAATAGCATTTTTTATAGCAAGAAAATAGCTTATTAGCTCCTTTCATTTGTAAAACCACCAAACCGCGAGCAAAGAAAAACCCCCTTCGACTTATGTCGAAGGGGGTTTTTCAGGAATAGAGAGCTGACGATGACCTACTCTCACATGGGCGAACCACACTACCATTGGCGCGACGATGTTTCACTTCTGAGTTCGGTAAGGGATCAGGTGGGGCCATCGTGCTATTGTCGTCAGCAAAGGGGGTTAGATATGAGTCTGTTATTATTGTTTTGACGTCAAGATATTATCTATTGGTCGACCAACTTGTAACCTAACTGAATCAAGGTTAAAGGTGATATCGAAATATATATATTCTATAAGCAATGCTTATACAAGATAGATTAATTAGAGCTTTCATACAAACCACTTGGGTGTTGTATGGTCAAGCCAAACGAGCAATTAGTACAGGTTAGCTACATGCATCGCTGCACTTCCACACCCTGCCTATCAACGTCGTAGTCTTCAACGGCTCTTTAGGGAAATCTTATCTTGAGGTGGGCTTCTCGCTTAGATGCTTTCAGCGATTATCCCATCCGAACGTAGCTACCGGGCAATGCCACTGGCGTGACAACCCGAACACCAGAGGTTCGTCCACTCTGGTCCTCTCGTACTAGGAGCAGATCCTCTCAAATTTCCAACGCCCACGGTAGATAGGGACCGAACTGTCTCACGACGTTCTAAACCCAGCTCGCGTACCTCTTTAAATGGCGAACAGCCATACCCTTAGGACCTGCTTCAGCCCTAGGATGAGATGAGCCGACATCGAGGTGCCAAACACCGCCGTCGATATGAACTCTTGGGCGGTATCAGCCTGTTATCCCCAGAGTACCTTTTATCCGTTGAGCGATGGCCCTTCCATACAGAACCACCGGATCACTAAGACCTACTTTCGTACCTGCTCGACTTGTGGGTCTCGCAGTTAAGCGCGCTTTTGCCTTTATACTCTACGACCGATTTCCGACCGGTCTGAGCGCACCTTCGTACTCCTCCGTTACTCTTTAGGAGGAGACCGCCCCAGTCAAACTACCCACCATACATTGTCCTCGGTATTGTTATACCTGAGTTAGAACCCCAACATGACCAGGGTGGTATTTCAAGATTGGCTCCACAAACACTAGCGTGTCTGCTTCAAAGCCTCCCACCTATCCTGCACAAGTCAGGTCAAAGTTCAATGTAAAGCTGTAGTAAAGGTTCACGGGGTCTTTCCGTCTAGCCGCGGGTACACAGCATCTTCACTGCGATTTCGATTTCACTGAGTCTCTGCTGGAGACAGCGCTGCCATCATTATGTCATTCGTGCAGGTCGGAACTTACCCGACAAGGAATTTCGCTACCTTAGGACCGTTATAGTTACGGCCGCCGTTTACTGGGGCTTCGATCAAGAGCTTCGCTTACGCTAACCCCATCAATTAACCTTCCAGCACCGGGCAGACATCACACCCTATACGTCCACTTTCGTGTTTGCAGAGTGCTGTGTTTTTAATAAACAGTTGCAGCAGCCTGGTATCTGCGACTGCCAATAGCTTACACCGCAAGGGTTTCACCATCGGCAGCGTACCTTCTCCCGAAGTTACGGTACCATTTTGCCTAGTTCCTTCAGCAGAGTTCTCTCAAGCGCCTTGGTATTCTCTACCTGATCACCTGTGTCGGTTTAGGGTACGATTCGTTTATAACTATTGCTTAGAAGCTTTTCCTGGAAGCATGGTATTTGCCACTTCGCTGTACAAGTACAGCTTGCTATCAGATCTCAGCATAGTGACAGTCCGGATTTGCCTAAACTGTCTGCCTACATCCTTCCACCTGGACAACCAACGCCAGGCTGGCATAACCTACTCCGTCCCTCCATCGCATTATAAACAAGTATTGGAATATTAACCAATTTCCCATCGACTACGCCTTTCGGCCTCGCCTTAGGGGTCGACTCACCCAGCCCCGATTAACGTTGGACTGGAACCCTTGATCTTCCGGCGTGCGAGCTTTTCACTCGCATTATCGTTACTCACGTCAGCATTCGCTCTTGTGATACCTCCAGCATGCCTTACGACACACCTTCACAGGCTTACACAACGCTCCCCTACCACTTGAAAACAAATTCAAATCCGCAGCTTCGGCTCCTAGTTTGAGCCCCGTTACATCTTCCGCGCGGGCCGACTCGACTAGTGAGCTATTACGCTTTCTTTAAAGGATGGCTGCTTCTAAGCCAACCTCCTAGCTGTCTATGCCTTCCCACCTCGTTTCCCACTTAACTAGGAATTTGGGGCCTTAGCTGGCGGTCTGGGTTGTTTCCCTCTCCACAATGGACGTTAGCACCCACTGTGTGTCTCCCGGATATCACTCATCGGTATTCGGAGTTTGCATCGGTTTGGTAAGTCGGTATGACCCCCTAGCCGAAACAGTGCTCTACCCCCAATGGTGTTCGTCCGAGGCGCTACCTAAATAGCTTTCGGGGAGAACCAGCTATCACCGAGTTTGATTAGCCTTTCACCCCTATCCACAAGTCATCCCCTAGCTTTTCAACGATAGTGGGTTCGGTCCTCCGGTGCCTGTTACGGCACTTTCAACCTGCTCATGGATAGATCACTCGGTTTCGGGTCTATGCCCTGCAACTAAACGCCCTATTAAGACTCGGTTTCCCTACGGCTCCCCTAAACGGTTAACCTTGCTACAGAACATAAGTCGCTGACCCATTATACAAAAGGTACGCGGTCACCCTAATAAATTAAGGCTCCCACTGCTTGTACGCACACGGTTTCAGGTTCTATTTCACTCCCCTCACAGGGGTTCTTTTCGCCTTTCCCTCACGGTACTGGTTCACTATCGGTCAGTCAGGAGTATTTAGCCTTGGAGGATGGTCCCCCCATCTTCAAACAGGATTTCTCGTGTCCCGCCCTACTTAATATGTTAACTCTAATGTTTCGAATACAGGACTATCACCTACTACGGTCAGCTTTCCCACGCTGTTCTTCTACATTAGAATTAATCGGCTTCTCCCCGTTCGCTCGCCGCTACTTGGGGAATCTCATTTGATGTCTTTTCCTAAGGGTACTGAGATGTTTCACTTCCCCTCGTTTGCCTCTTGTACAAGTACAAGATACCTACCTTATGGTAGGTGGGTTTCCCCATTCAGAAATCTCCGG
This window of the Psychrobacter arcticus 273-4 genome carries:
- a CDS encoding TRAP transporter large permease; translation: MSPEIIGAIGLLCMIAMVMLRVPVALAMLGVGLVGFGAVTAPIGALHMLKDLPVDVLAKYDFSAIPLFILMGVFASHSGMAGKLFEATRTIFGGVRGSLGIAGIGSSGIFASISGSSLATASTMTKVALPQMEKYGYQPGFACGILAAGGTLGIMIPPSIALLVYAILTQQSVGDMFIAGFLPGMLGMVMYSITVMIMVRWKPHLAQRGEPTSWKQKLISLTGLIPFSFIFIVIIAGIFLGLFTPTEGAAVGAFVSWAYAFAKGMRMKGLKQSLIETLALSAVVFFMLLGAEALGYFISVSRMSYTLASWIGTLAVSPMIVLICILIMYFLLGLFMDALAMLVITIPVVFPIILALGFDPIWFGIIAVLTVELGLITPPMGMNIFVIKAMAPHIKLSDMFKGVMPFIVSDLVRLVILVAFPAISLVLLS
- a CDS encoding TRAP transporter small permease, which produces MAFLVKLSTLISRLCQFLGGISLIIIVLTTMLDVLARYIFKLTGGEFGFTVKGSVEIVSYFMLFALLGAFAAFVERSQIIVDVFTQKMSKAVKGYMMGTFMMGFFIIGIVFAWGLYESAFDAIEYGKVTQDLRISMMPIYAISAFLSILLAIRSLIESINIFKTGEFFDAEETGA
- a CDS encoding TRAP transporter substrate-binding protein, whose amino-acid sequence is MKLAPLFSIGALAAISLLGCSNQASDSTDASAATSQETTTLRFSHFWPATSSISTEVFEPWAKQIEADSNGRLKVELYPSAGLAKADVTYESAAKGTIDIGSQAHGYTNGRFPLTQITELPGLSNSATQMGCMLQTLYEDGTLASEYEDSHLLFMYGAGPGSLHTTNKLIRTPEDMKGMRIRRPSAVAGDIIESAGASPVGLPANDMYTSLQRGVVDGLSFPWEAVTAFKIDEITKYHTSIPFYSSALMVTMNKEKYESLPDDLKKVLDKNSGMALANKVGEVFDKHDQMAIQAAKDKGDEIVEIPDPLNDPDWKGPLEKGTNKYLADVSALGLDADGVYAKAKVASAACKV